The sequence CTGTCAGAGACCCTGGGTCCTGATCCCTCCTTCCCCGCTCTCTGCCACATCTCATTCACTTGAGCCAGGAATCTGCCTGTTGAGAATACAGCGATTTACAGTGAGGGTACTGGGAGTATACTGTGGGAGGACGTCATGCTGAAGTTGCCTGCTGTATTTTACTGTGTAATACCACAGGGAAGATTTTAGCAGGTGTGCCTGTATTTTCTGGTACTGTTGAAAAagagtgttttaaaaagtgtgttaTTTAATTGAgtgaattatttaaattaatgtGTCATACGTTTTGGTTAAATAAtgcttattatttttaaaattggcACATTATCAtcaaaataatcatcatcatcataagcACAATCGTATCTTACTTACCTTACAGGTAAGGAAGTGCCTTATACTTGCAGTCTTCCTGTTGACCAGCAGGGGAAGCCTCCCGGTTGTTATTGATCGTTGTGTTTTGTCAAgtttccctcccctcacccccagatGGACGCCCGTCCCTGAACTGGTTCTGCTGAAGTTTTCTCCTTAATCAAAgatagtttttccttcctactgtcaccaagtgcttgtacACAGAGGTTCGTCCGAttaggtctttaccttacaatataacgcagcgactgttgtgatttagcattaaataaatataattagtTGAAATAAAGTGTTTGCAAAAAGAGGTGACTGTCAACTAAAGCTTGCACTTTTTAAGTTAATGAGGAAATTGCCCCACTTCTCACTTGATTTATGACctaatttaccattttactgattactttttggTGTTCATTGATAGTTTCAAGTCATATTTAATATAGCATTAATAGCCTACCTTGGGTAATTGCTATCAGAGGAGGTGCAGTCATTACATCCACTCCTTATTTGACCCTGGTATCTCTCTTATTGTGATTTGGTCCCTGCAGCTCTTATGAGATATGACAATACTGGGAATAATTTTCTGCACATGCATCATGACATGTGACCCCTTTCACATAATACACATAGATAACTGATgccatgtgtgtgtgctttaaatTTAGTCGGCTGCAGCTTGTCATACCTGAAGATTAACTATGGCTTTTCCTGCTGTAGTGTAACATTCTCAGATGTATTTTTCAACTGTTTCTCAAGTACATTAAATACGGCAcctaaaacatgttaaaagatTACCAGTGTAATTTTTAACACTCTGTCGTGTGCCAGGTATCATCTAGAAACAATACAAAGTGAAATCGGTGATCAAAACTAAGTGTTGTAATGGTGAAAGAGCTTCAGCATGTTGCCACATGGAATTGCAAAAATCTTTAGAGAATTGTTGCCGTTGGTGTTAAAACTTAAATAACACCTTCCTCTTCTCCTAATCACTTTTATTGCCTGTCAAACCTCCTTTAAATATACTTTGCCTAATCTGTCATATGGCACTCATTTGTCCCGGTGAAAGAAGAGTCCACAGGAGTAGTGATCGGGGGTGTTATCTCTCATCAGCACACTCAGGTCTCTACACTGTGGTAAAAATAGAGTCTGGCCTTTGGTGAAGCAGTTTTGTTAGCGGCTGGTCTGAGCGAAACCCACAGAAAGTCATTCTTCGTAGGGGAAGCTCACACTATTTCAGCAGTTTCCTGTTGTGTCAGTTGCGTTTGTGTACACTGCcgcgctctgtgtgtgtgtgtttgacaagTGCAAAGGGGAACAGAATCCTtccacctcacacacacacacaaagtgaggTCTCAGATTTCCTGTTACCTTCAGCTGGAACATTACAAGTCAGAAGGACTGAGTGAAAGCGGTGTATTTCTTTGCGTCTGTGTTGGTGAGGGGTGCTTTGAAACCACAGCGCGTGCCCCGTTGCACTTGATGGCCGCCGTGCATCACCATGCGACGTGCATTCAGTGTGTTCAGAGGCTACAGGAGAGCCGGGGAGGATGACGACGACGTCTTTGTGTGCAGCTCTGGACACAAGGTGACACAAATGAGACTGCTAGATATTTTCACCATGTCAGCTTGCTTAGATCTCTGCCCTCTGCATTAATATAGCACAGTGCCTCTGCGTTGCCAGCACAGATGGATTTTGATGTCCCATAACAATTAGTTCCTCTGTGCTCttcctcagactgttcatttatAGTTTGAGACCTTTCCATCAGCACTGGCAGCAAGCAGCAGCTTTGTTCTCCTGAAACTGTTGCATTGGATTCCAGGTATTATTAATAACAGCATAGTGAAAGTTTGCCAGTCTGAATTTAGGGAACAGATGGTGACTGCCAGTGATGTTTCTCTTCATGTCAAGTTTAattttgaagtaaaaaaaaaaagttcctctGTTGTCTCCTGCAATACCAGATATGTGTTGTGTTTTAGTCTATGGTGTACATTGCATGAAGCTTTTCTTTCTCATACAGAACAGCCTCTCTTCATGTTGctattttcatttctgtctaGTTTCGAGGGAGTTGccacttttttccctctttcgaGTTTAGATGTCATACAGATTagcaacaaaaaaggaaaagctagACTTTGAACCCCTGCATGGGGtcgctgtagctcaggaggtagagcaagtCAGAAGTCAGAGCACTAATCAAAAGGTTGGTAGTTTGaaccctggctgctccagtctgcagccaaatatccttgggcaagatgctaaccCCATGCTTTCTGATGCATCCAGCTTGCAGTGCAGCTGTTAAATGAGGCAAAGTGCTAAAGTGCTTTAAGTgtccagtccatttaccatttgtagtAAGGAGGGAATCTGCTGGTGATATCTCAGTTCTGTGTGTACACTAGAAATGGTCCTGAGTCGTCACCTGTATGCTGCGATGAAACATATCTATCTTGATGGTAGTGGTCTCTTCCTGGAAAGCAGTGGATCATCATTTGTAATGAGCTTTCACTGAATGGCTTGATGAGGATGAAAGAGCTGTGAATCATGGTGTTAGAggctgtattttttgtttttcctgttttgtttttaaccagcAAAGctagttttgttttcatcctGTGATTtagtctgtgcgtgtgtgtgcaccaTCATGGTACCTTCTCTGGAAGCAAATAATATATAAAGTTTGATGTACTGGAAACCTTAAGGTGTGCgcttgatttcacacagaaagTGAGCGTTCATGTGACAAAACATCTACATGTCATTGGGAATTACGACACAGAATTTGGTGAAGGTTATAGTGAGTTTATCACTATAGCTTTGTGGTTACGTTGTCATGCTAACACGCAGTGACTGTGATCTGCATTTGCTCACTGCCTTAAGTTTGAGTGTACAGTAGTCATTAGTCGGGTGTTTGGTAATAAACTCTGTTGGTTGTGCTCTTCTTGTTACTCATTATGTTCCACATTAACAGCACTGAGGGGAGCACTACTCAGCCTGTGGAAACACAAAGGGAGCTTCGTCCAGTCTTTGGTAATAACACTAATAACAACAACGAAGAGCTGAGCGTCCTTTTAAACGTTACATGTTAGGGTGGTGCAAAATGACCAGTGCAGCTAAAGAAGACAAACACTCTATGCAGGCAGCAGAATATGATATAAAATGATTGTAGCATGTGTGGTCAGCAGTTGAACTGTGTTCCTTTACCCAGTAATAAAGTGTGTGCACACTCCACTCAGACTACAATCATTTTGAAATGACTCTGAAtgcagaaaccaaaaaaaatgttttggtttcCCTTCTGTCAAAACAGACATTAAAGCATATAAATTACTTCTCCACCAGATGCATTCAGGTTTGTTTGGGCTGAGTGGAATCTAAATGGATTTGACCCCAGCCGTGCTCTCCACAGCCGCGAGACTCCATCATTGCTGTATtacttcctttaaaaaaaaaagagcagttaAAGTTGCAGCACACTGGATCCATTCTGGTGGCGACGAACGAGTCTGAACTCGAGTTCAGCCAAACTGTCATGTCTCTTCGCTTTGCCTCGTTCAGCTGCTCGCTCTGTGTTGGACTTGAAACTGAGAAGCAGCGGGTAAAACTAACTGAAGCCAGCAGGGTGCCACGAGGCCTTTGCTCCGGTCCAGCACGTGTGCAggatattaaataataattcatGTGAAAAATATTCCTGTTATTCCAAAACCGGCAGGAAGTTCCATCTGCATCCTGAAAGATGCCCAAAAGCTTGTAACTGAAGTGTGTTTCCACCCCTACATTCCTCACCTgtaacaaacagaggcagtgctGGCACAGCGTTCTGTATCTAATGCTTTCCTGCTCGCTAGAGACACCCAAAGCTGGCACCGGTCAGACTCAGCTCAGCTCCAAAAgcccccaatttttttttttcagagcatACAGAACGTTAAACGCTCTGAGCCGTAGCCATGGTAACTTAGCTTTTTCCCTTTTGTGGAGTGACCTTCGGATGCTGCCAAGTTTTAAAAGACCATCTCAAAAACTGTCTTTGATGTTTATCTGCTCTGACACTGCAGGGCCAGGTCCAAATCCAGGAAAATATATTCAGACGGCATCTCTTAGATTGTGTAAGTAAAGATCTAAATGGAAGACAAACTGTTTAGTTAATAGAAACCTTTTTATCTCTATACCGCATCGGCACTTTATACCAGCCATTTGCACAAAAGACACACGTAACTTATCTCTTCTACTTCCTCTTGCCTTTGCTGTGCaacgtgctttttttttttttctctaatgcttGTTTCCCCAAATTTTTCAATCTTTCTAACCTGCTGTTGCACAATTTGAAGCAATATTTATGGTTGCTAAGGAGATGTTTAGCTGTTAGGTCGCCGTGCCGTGACAGTGCTGTCTGTTATGGCAAAAAGCCACATTTAAAGTGACAGCTCTTCACAAGCCTGCACAGAGTCTTGTGAAAACTTTCTGTTTAAAATTCTGTATTTTCCTCTGACCTGTAGAGCTCTTTTTGTGTGCTAGGGGGAAATTTGCTGTATGTCTGCCTTCTCTTGATGAAGTAAATTGTGCTCAAAGCACCAAAAATCCATATTTCTTTCCAGGAATTAAGACCCAGTTACTCAGAAAAATCTGCAGTCCTTTTAGTGAACAGTTGAAACTACACCTGTACCTCTGGCAGTGCTAATGCCAGTGTGACAGCATGGTATCATTAGCTTTAGGTTAAGATTTAGGCTTGTATGATAATAAATAACTGTGTGAACAGGAGTAGAAACAGTTCCAATACATTCAAGGAGCCTTGCTGCAGAAGTTGTCTGAAAAACTGGGCAGCTCATACCAAAACAATCTACATATTGTTTAATATAACTATTAAACAGCCTCATGCATGAACCGTGAAGTAAAATCTCTGAAATTcaccatttcatttcttttgcatTTCATATCTTTTATCCCACATGGGTATTTCTTGCATTAAAATACCAGCAGACATTTGTCCTCAGAGCATTTGCCTCTGATTTGACAGATAAATGATTACATAACTCTGTTGAGTGCATGTGGTTCAAGTCTCACTGATATGGTGCGATTTCAACCTCTGTGACTGCAAGCCACATGTGCCGCCTCCATCCTGCCGTGCAGACTGCCAGACTTGCTCAAAGCCTTTGTCTGCctcctcactcactcactttccTTCTTCTAAATGGAGAAATTAGATTATTGTGCAACAGTTATATTTCTTTGCAGCTAAATTCCATGTTTATGTTTGTAATGCTAACTGTGCTGCAGCAAACAGCTCAGCTGATCACGTTCTACCGTTGGGTCCACGCTgtgacagctgctgctgtttgtagcTTGGATGTCAGCAGACACTGGCGTCTTGTGGTCATGGAATTCCTGGAATGTCATTGAATTTTCAGAATAAAGTGAggacagtcgtaaattcccaggACAACTcagtgaatataaatgaaaaaaagatgatCAGCCACCCGTGAATGAATGCACCACAAATCCTGATCTTTCCCCCTCTTTTCCTCCATCTGTCTCGTCCAGACAACATCACCGACAAGTCAGGGCCGGTCCGACTCACCTGTCTATACCAACCTCCAGGAGCTGAAGATCTCTCAGTCCAGCCTGCCTCCTGTGCCCTCAGGCTCCCCAATCCACATCCTGGGTGACTGGGAGACCCACAAAGATCTGAGTGGCAGGCACTTCTACTACAACCGGGCCACTGGGGAGCGGACCTGGAAGCCACCACGCACCAGGGATACtagcagcagcaccagcagtGCCCGAGGAGACAGTCAGTGCACAGCGGAGAGTGAGGTGAGGGGTGCCTGGAGTATTTGAAGAGAGATACTAAAAATGATCTGTTTCTGTAAGTAGTCATAAATGTCAAACATGAACAAGCATTCAAACAAATAATCCTTTGTTTGGGCCAAAGGGTTTAGTAGGTGTGAGTGGATGTGGAAACAGGAATCAGATCATGATGGTCTGTAAATGGCGTCTCTGGCAGTTCACGTTAAATAAACAGGCTCTGTTGAAGTTGTGGTCAACCTCACTTTTAAAAGATGTTGTGGTTAGACGAAGGTGGGAAGACAAGTGCGCCTTTGATATAGAGAAACCATGTTTTCGGTTTCTTAGTAGGTTGTCATTTCATCCTAACTATCCAACACTGCCCCCTTGTGAAGCATTAATGTACTGATGTATAACTGATAGAGCACTGGAGTGGCTTATTATAGCCTAAAAAACAAACGTGTTGATTCCAGCTTGTCACAGGacctttgttttattgttgttgattGTGCTGCTTGGCTGAAAGACTTAAAACATGAAATTCCAACCAGCCTGAGGAAAAACGTGGCGATACACGACAGATAAATCTGCCACTGACATTTGCAAATACCATCAGCTACTAGTGTGAAGTTGTTCAATATGTTATTTTCCAGCTGTGACTGTTAACcatttttacacaaataaaAGCATTAGTCAGCTataaagtaagaacaataaataaataaagtaaaagaaacACGTCAAATGTTATTTGATGCTTGGGTTGTTCAGCTTTTATATTCACTAAATATAGTTGGTTGAACGCTTCTCTACTCTTTTTCTCTTCTGGCACCAGCAGCCTCAAGgccttttatattttaaggtaaatacatacagagagaacccagcaatcagatgaccccgGCCCCTGTATGAGCAaccactttggtgacagtgggaacaaaaaactccctttttaaacaggaagaaacctgcagcagaaccaggctcagggaggggctgccatctgctgcgaccggttgggggtgaggagaggaagacaggacaaaagacagagattaataactaatgattaaatatcttccttctctctccccaaccgtcacagcagatggccccacccctccctgagcctggttctgctgcaggtttcttcctgtttaaaaagggagtttttccttcccactgtcgccaaagtggtTGCTAATAGGGGATCATATGatggttgtgtttttctctgtatgtattattgtagggtctaccttacaatataaagcgccttaaggagactgttgttgtgatttggcgatgtataaataaaattgaattgaattaaacacaaagagtggggaaaaaaaggtgagtgaaaaagagacaGTCAGTGCATTGTGGGAAGCTAAGCGAGGgatcagggtcacctgatccagccctgtctatatgctttatcaaaaaggaaagttttacttctaatcttaaaagcagagatggtgtctgtctcttgaatccaaactggaagctggttccaaagaagaggggcctgaaaactgatgGCTCTGCcgcccattctacttttaaatattttagaaacCAAAAGTAAGCCTGCAGGCAAAGTGGTTGTATCGGGGTCATAcagtactatgaggtctttaaggtaagatggggcctgattttTTTAAGACCTTATATGTGAGGAGGGGGATTCAACAGGAACCTAATGAAGAGAAGCTGATACTGGCGAAATATGCTCTTTCTTTGTGGTCCTCATAAGTAGtgtagctgcagcattttgcattaaaatgtttacatgatgtttacagttttacattCTTGCCTACAGTTGGGCAAGATGATTGATGCTGAAAACTACTTGAGAACCTTTTAAATGTTGGTGTTGTACCTTACAGTGATATCAACATGAAGCCATggagatgctgctgaagtgcaTAACATCCACTGTAACTCACATGTTGGAGTTTTATACTCAGCAGCCAGTTTTTACTTTGGTTGACTATAACTTTGTGTCCTGTTAGAACAAACTTGCCATGTGGTCATACGTGTGGTCATACGTGTGACCCTTGGTTCAGCCAGTTCTTTGCTTTAAGGTCTTCTTTGCTGTCCTTCTTTCTCCACAGCCACTGTCCTCAGAGGAAAACTGCCACAGCACCCACTCCAGTCAGTCTGACAGCCAGTATGGGTCACCCCCTAGAGGCTGGTCTGAAGAGCTGGATGAACATGGACACACCCTCTATGTGTCTGAATACACACAGGAGAAGGTGGAATCTGATTTTGATTGTGCTTAAAAGAGTTCGGGTGACCTCACCTGTCACCCTTAGCGACTGCACTTCCATCAgatgctttttctttatttgcagcTGACCAGTGTTTATGTTTACAGTGGATAAAACATGTGGACGAACAAGGCCGACCCTACTACTACAGCGCTGATGGCTCCAGGTCAGAGTGGGAATTGCCTAAGGTAAGATTACATGATGAACTTGGTTGTCCGTGTGCTTTGTCTTCGCTCTTTACATCAGACATCCACCACCTAATGCAGGTTCCTTCCTGTGACAATGACAAGTCTTGTCGTATTACATCACCTGGCACCACTGCACTGTAACACACTTTGCCTCATCCTAGCAGTGTTGAGACCAGTCCTGTTGTTGTAAGTGGATGAAGTTCTGAGAGCTCACGGAAGAGCCAAGTTTACGTTGAACTCTAAGTGACTGGCTATTAGTGGCACTTTACCACCTAATCTGGAGGCTTTAGAGGCGATCAGAATAGACCGCTTCGTTTGCAGAGTGAGTAAACAGTGGTCCAGTGCACACGCAGGTACAGTCAGTGGACTTTACTGTAAACAATGCCTGCTGTGTAAGGAAAGTTCCTCTGTCCAATGATCCTGTGGACAGTAAAAGGAGAGGTAGGGAAAGGGGATGTGAGGTCTGTTAGAAAAACATCTGGACTGTAAACATCACCACTTGTCTCTGTCGTTGCAGTACAACATCTCCCCTCAGCCTGGCGAGGTTCCTAAGAGTCGCAGCCTGGAGAGAAAGCAGCCGGAGCCCATTGTCCTCACTAAGTGGAGGCACAGCACTTATGTCTTAGACCTCAATGACAAGGTAGGACAGAGACCACCACTAATGTGGAGTTAAACAGTGTTAGGCTGATGGAAAAAGGCTCTGCTGTGTTGTTcatgctgtgttttgtgtgcactTTGAGTTCAGCATATGGAAAGGTGGTGAataattctgtgtgtgtgaaaagaaGAGAGCAGGTTGTTGTGAAAATTAATGATGGCCAAAAAAATGGATTAACAAGTTTGCTTTTTCTGGGGACGACTTCATGGTGTGTGTAGCCAGCATATCTCTGTGAGGACAGTGGGCACCTGCTCGTCATGTTGTGTGTGATTCAATCTTGTGACATGTAAAACGGGCCAGAGCCACAAAGTACAGCTCACAAACCCACACGCTGACACTTGAATGTCCCTGAATTCCTTTTAACAATGCAACATCTGTTACCATCTGGGTCAGTTATCAGTCTCgcttgtgtctttgtttgtgagagtgcttttttgtttttgtctcttgtgAGAACAAAAATTTTTGCTTCTGTAACggttttttgggtggggggctTTTCCCCCCTGTCAAAGCTTCTCCGAGGAACTTTTTTCACAggttgaaaatacatttttgttttgttttgttttttttttacctaagaAACTTTTTTACAAACTTGGCTAATTTTCTTTTCACCTGTTTCAACTGGAGAActtttttcttcccatttcacaggtagaaaaagtaaaacattgtAAAACGGTCTGAAATTGATTTTTACCTTTTAAGTCAGGAGGAAAATAAACGTGTTAGAGATTAGAAAATGAATCACCACAAGCTTTTCTCACTTTCCGCTCAGGGCTTCTGAAAAGAAAGCTCACAGAATACAAACTGATAAAAGAAAGGAGACGCTGCAGAGATTTAGACATCCTCAACCTTACCCTTCAGTTTGGGCAAAGCTCCAAAAACTAGTCCCTGCACTTTTTATTATGCAACTAGGCacgtatttttttcttttctttttttaaccctcCCTGATGCAGAGTTTAGCAAGTCACATTAAAGAAATGGTTCTAATATGGGATCTAACAATATGCATGAGTTAAAAGAACTGGCTAAAGAGTGGctagatttaaaaacaacacccTATATGTTGGTGTTTTGTTAGTTTCTTCAGTGTACATTGTTGTTGATGCAGATCAGGAAAAGAAGAAGCTTATTGGACTAAATATTGAACATCTCTGAAGCCGAAATCCAAGATGTTTGCAGTTTAAACCCTAACTTGTCTTTTTTATCTTTCTCTTTTAATGACTTCTATTAACAATAACTCATTCTTGTGATTCCATCCCAGGTTTCTTCTCCATCACTCTCTAACCTCAGACCTACTGTCTTCATGTGTAGTCATGTATAGTTATTAGTGACTTATCACACTGTGCCTCTTGTTGGTAGGAGTGTGCTTCGGTGCCCAAGCAGAGCTCTCCAGACTCTGACTCCTGCCCCTCATCTCCTAAGCACCCCTTGACCGTTAGTATCCCAGCTTGCACTGCACACTGCATATTATCATCCTGCTGTCTCTGCATGTAAAGACAACACTTCTCATCTTTAATCTTCTCAACAACCCAGTTGGTTTACTATCGTCTGCTGCATGCCATATTTACCTGCATCAAACCTATCACCTACCTACTAAACTACTAtttcaacactgcagcattAGGGTGCCATCTGCTGGTGGTGTTTAGCTATGACACAAGGCAACACAGCAGCTTTAAGACTGTTTGCTCCGCTCCATTTGCTtgttgagggtgtgtgtgtgtgtgtgtgtgtgtgtgtgtgtgtgtgtgtgtgtgtgtgtgtgtgtattttcattCATGTGTTCCAGCAGGTTTTTATCTGccactgtgtgtctctctcttcaGCCTTCAGAGAAGTGTGGAGTTCTCAATGTCACCAAAATCACAGAGAATGGAAAGAAAGTCAGGTAAGATGTGATTACTCTCTAAAAGTGTTCTCTGCATCCACAGAATCTCATTAACACATTTGTTCTGACTAACAGGAAGAACTGGACCTCCTCATGGACTGTGCTGCAGGGCTCATCCCTGCTCTTTGCAAAGGGTCAGGGGGGCAGCACCAGCTGGGTATGTATCCTGTGACCTCGGacttcttcttttgctttttttttttttttttttatcattccatttgtttctctgatattttccttttccataTTCCTGCGTATTCACCGGCCTTCATGCCATCTGTGTTGTGACGTTTGTCAACTTCTGTTCATTAgttttctcctcttctctctgaaGTCTTACTACCGCAGCGACTCTATCCCAGAGCTGCTCCTCACTCTTCTTAGCAGCTGGAAGCACTCAGTCAAGCCCCGTCCCGCTGTCTCCTATGTGAACTGTAGGCCCGGTCAGGCTGCCGCTGTatgttccctctctctctgcatgCGCTCCCACCTCTCTCCCATTTGTTCATTCACCCCTGCTGTGACTGACCAGGAGACTGACTGACGTGTGTTTGTCAAGCTTGACTCACCTTAACTTCACTTTAGAGAAACAGCGGTTTAGAGAGAGATCAAAGGATtcttttcaaatcaaattcaaattcaaattttatttgtcacgtacacagtcatacacagtacgatatgtagtgaaatgcttggacaactgctcgtgacctaaagagaacaaaaaaggaaaaggctatgaataagataggaaataaatatgaaaaattaaaaagggtaaatttaactaggaaggaataaaatataaattatggttaaaaatgaaataactgtacaacacaaattagaatgaaaggtaaatttaactgggaagaataagataaatatataaattaaagttgaaaataaaataactgtacaacaaaatacacaatacacaatatagaactatataagaatgtatgaagaaatctaaatataaataaatatatacacaataacagcagctgtacaagtattaaccggaaatgaagaatatagtgaccagtgttgtgcaaaaccaaagtccagtgtgtgtaagaaccatatgtgtgggtcagtactgtgtggtggtgtgattgagagaccgtatcgcctgcgggaagaagctcctcctcagtctctctgtgttggtcttcagggagcggaatcgctttcctgacctcaacagagagaacagtctgttgttgggatggctgaggtccttcacgatcttcctggccttggtccagcaccgcctgctgtagattgagtgcaggtttAAAGgttgtgtgatatttatacttTTATCTTAAATTTACAAGAAAGCAGCTACCGTACGTTTTTGATCTTTGTTGCACTTTGTGGCATTAAACTTGCACATTTTACCTGGTGCTTGGAGAGCAGCCAGgatttaggctacgtccacactaatgcgttttcgTTGGAAAACGCATagttttctctccattttggcCTCCCATCCACACTCAGACAGCATTTTCTGTGAAGGAAAACGCATACACTTGAAAATGGTGCTTTTgtgtcgcagtgtggacagcaaaaactgagactttttgaaaacaatgatacattttagtcatgtgatgcaatCAAGTGTCTAATTAAACAGCGgtgggcattatacagcagttgttttgtttgctctcaattttgatatcagtttgtacatccctcagatagcttttcttcaaattccaacaactccacctcattgttagtccactttaaaaaaaactcggtgctttttcTCGACATTTTGCTGCGACGTTTCAAAGAgtcagaaagtaaataaacggcaggcagaaatgaggcaggtcgaatcgTCTTGTGTTTCATGaatgcgcagtactggaacgtaagcgtcttcgcccgtttcaatgtggacgcacaactctgtgaaaatgactgaagaCGATAGTGTGTGGATGCGGAGTGTTTTCAGACGAAAAcaccgttttcaaatctatccgggctagtgtggacgtagccatAGATACACTAATGAGCAGCAGTGGAGcccaaacagacagacaaacagaaaatagtTAATAAAGAGGACTTAAATTATTCTGTTGGATAAAAGTGTATGCAGTGTGTCTCTCCTCAGGAGGACATCCACTTATATTTTACTTGGGGCAAGTGTGTTTAATACTTTATTGATAAATGGAATGCTCTTTAAATATTAAGTGAgtaaaaatatgcagaaaagaaagaaaaaatgcaaagagTTTAAAGAAAATCAGCATTCCAGTAACTatagaaaagtgatttaaagaGAGGAAGAACAAAGTGTGATCAAACCTTCATGAAAGGTTCACACCCAACAGCTGCATCAGTGTGTTTCATACAGTTTCTCTGTGATGTcactgaaagatttttttttttttaagcagtacTGATATTTCATTTAGctggaagaaacctctggctgGTAGTTGTGTGTGGAGAGtaagagaaaagaaggagagcACGGAGAGACAAGCACAAAGTGCATactgggagagagaggaggcaaGAGTTGATATTATGGCAGCATATAAAGACACAGGGAGGAAATACAGAATGCTAACAGGGCTTACCAAGCATAGGTCCAGGACCCAAGGAGTCAGAGGGGT is a genomic window of Astatotilapia calliptera chromosome 9, fAstCal1.2, whole genome shotgun sequence containing:
- the arhgap12b gene encoding rho GTPase-activating protein 12b isoform X6, which translates into the protein MRRAFSVFRGYRRAGEDDDDVFVCSSGHKTTSPTSQGRSDSPVYTNLQELKISQSSLPPVPSGSPIHILGDWETHKDLSGRHFYYNRATGERTWKPPRTRDTSSSTSSARGDSQCTAESEPLSSEENCHSTHSSQSDSQYGSPPRGWSEELDEHGHTLYVSEYTQEKWIKHVDEQGRPYYYSADGSRSEWELPKYNISPQPGEVPKSRSLERKQPEPIVLTKWRHSTYVLDLNDKECASVPKQSSPDSDSCPSSPKHPLTPSEKCGVLNVTKITENGKKVRKNWTSSWTVLQGSSLLFAKGQGGSTSWSYYRSDSIPELLLTLLSSWKHSVKPRPAVSYVNCRPGQAAAKFGSNQSKPEFTVDLRGGTVEWASKDKSSKKHVIELKTRQGTELLIQSEIDSVISDWYRALTETINTHAWESDEAIEEDMPESPGAEKQDKEKEHRDSKKSRAMKNSVSMDSSDQKKTRMKLKKFLTRRPTYQAVRDKGYIKDQVFGCSLTSLCQRENTSVPNFVTMCIDHVENTGLNIDGLYRVSGNLAVIQKLRFAVNHDEKVDLNDSKWEDIHVTTGALKMFFRELPEPLFSYGSFNDFVNAIKCSDYKQRVNSIKDLIKKLPKPNHDTMQILFKHLRRVVDHGEANRMTTQSVAIVFGPTLLRPETETGNIAVHMVYQNQIVELILLEYESIFGR